From a region of the Rathayibacter sp. VKM Ac-2804 genome:
- the idi gene encoding isopentenyl-diphosphate Delta-isomerase, which translates to MRTDELEQLDLLEEVVLLDESGTAVGVADKATVHDTATPLHLAFSCHVFAPDGALLVTRRALGKRTWPGVWTNSFCGHPAPGERIEDAVVRRAERELGARLDSLELALPDFRYRAVDASGIVENEICPVYTATVSSRDALSPRADEVMDVEWVDPEATLAAVRAAPWAFSPWLVLQLPRLLG; encoded by the coding sequence GTGCGCACTGACGAGCTCGAGCAGCTGGATCTCCTCGAGGAGGTGGTGCTCCTCGACGAGTCCGGGACCGCCGTCGGCGTGGCCGACAAGGCGACCGTGCACGACACCGCGACCCCCCTGCACCTCGCCTTCTCCTGCCACGTCTTCGCGCCCGACGGCGCACTGCTGGTGACGCGGCGCGCGCTGGGCAAGCGCACCTGGCCCGGAGTATGGACCAACTCGTTCTGCGGGCACCCCGCTCCCGGCGAGCGGATCGAGGACGCGGTGGTGCGCCGCGCCGAGCGCGAGCTGGGCGCCCGGCTCGACTCGCTCGAGCTGGCGCTGCCCGACTTCCGCTACCGCGCGGTGGACGCCTCCGGCATCGTCGAGAACGAGATCTGCCCGGTCTACACCGCGACGGTCTCGAGCCGCGACGCGCTGAGCCCCCGCGCCGACGAGGTCATGGACGTCGAGTGGGTCGACCCCGAGGCGACCCTCGCCGCCGTCCGTGCGGCCCCCTGGGCCTTCTCCCCCTGGCTCGTCCTGCAGCTCCCCCGCCTGCTCGGCTGA
- a CDS encoding LacI family DNA-binding transcriptional regulator: MTDVPRRPSLADVARLAGVAPVTASRVANGQTNVVPATRQVVLEAMRTLGYRPNSAARALKSGSFRTLGVAVFSLDTLGMMRTVDSIASAAAEAGYAITLVPVSAPSQTGLNGAFTRFGELAVDGLIVVVETYLRDTAQLTLPEIPRVLVNAAAGAQGPVVDADQAGGVRAAVEHLLGLGHRTVHHIAGPRGSFAAERRETAWREALLAAGAPVPPTRYSNWRSDGGYLQGAALAESGDCTAVLVSSDEAALGVYRAFAEHGLRIPEDVSVVGFNDIPEAQDFSPPLTTIRQDYRAVGAKCVELLLEQLANGVSDEPVVELVPTSLIVRASTAPPATR, from the coding sequence ATGACCGACGTTCCGCGCCGCCCCTCGCTGGCCGACGTGGCGCGCCTCGCGGGCGTCGCGCCCGTCACCGCCTCCCGGGTCGCGAACGGGCAGACCAACGTCGTGCCGGCGACGCGGCAGGTCGTGCTGGAGGCGATGCGCACCCTCGGCTATCGGCCCAACAGCGCCGCGCGCGCCCTGAAGAGCGGTTCGTTCCGCACCCTCGGGGTCGCCGTCTTCAGCCTGGACACCCTGGGCATGATGCGGACCGTGGACTCGATCGCCTCCGCGGCGGCGGAGGCGGGCTACGCGATCACGCTCGTCCCGGTCTCCGCACCCAGCCAGACCGGGCTCAACGGCGCCTTCACTCGGTTCGGCGAGCTGGCGGTGGACGGCCTCATCGTCGTCGTGGAGACGTACCTGCGCGACACGGCGCAGCTGACCCTCCCCGAGATCCCGCGCGTGCTCGTCAACGCGGCCGCCGGTGCCCAGGGGCCCGTGGTCGACGCCGATCAGGCGGGCGGCGTCCGGGCCGCGGTCGAGCACCTCCTCGGGCTCGGGCACCGCACGGTGCACCACATCGCCGGCCCCCGCGGCTCCTTCGCGGCCGAGCGCCGCGAGACGGCGTGGCGGGAGGCGCTCCTCGCGGCGGGTGCGCCCGTGCCGCCCACGCGCTACAGCAACTGGCGCTCCGACGGCGGGTACCTGCAGGGCGCCGCCCTGGCCGAGAGCGGCGACTGCACCGCGGTGCTCGTCTCCAGCGACGAGGCCGCTCTGGGCGTCTACCGGGCGTTCGCGGAGCACGGTCTGCGGATCCCCGAGGACGTCAGCGTGGTGGGCTTCAACGACATCCCGGAGGCGCAGGACTTCTCGCCGCCGCTGACGACGATCCGGCAGGACTACCGCGCGGTCGGCGCGAAGTGCGTCGAGCTGCTGCTGGAGCAGCTCGCGAACGGGGTGAGCGACGAGCCCGTCGTCGAGCTGGTGCCGACCTCGCTGATCGTGCGGGCGAGCACCGCGCCGCCCGCGACGCGCTAG
- a CDS encoding sugar ABC transporter substrate-binding protein: MTHRSPSRPVAALAAAALAVTLGGCAGAAAPRDDSLLVWSWDDQLPEVAELYEEEHPGVEIEVVDVGTGDEQYTALQNVIAAGSGSPDVAFLDATALPQFALSGALADLGPLGADALSDEFAPGPWAASQLDGTVYGLPWASGPMVLFYNRALFERLGVAVPTTWTEYVSAAEQLHAADPEVHILNDVGNAGLATSLIQQAGGRPFSGSGSEVAIDLADPGTARYAENWQRLLDGGLLAPVADWSDEWRRMLAADRIATLPAGSWMASALAQSAPDSAGEWRVAQLPQWEPGESVAAEHGGGGFSVLESSDSKELAVDFLTFATAGEGVDVLRDSGLWPAHRAATEAPGFLDEPNEYFGGQAVNREYATASENAPDDVRFLPYQVYAAGVFNDSVGTAYTDGTTLQDGLLDWEAELEEYGAEQGFTVQR; the protein is encoded by the coding sequence ATGACCCACCGGAGCCCCTCTCGCCCCGTGGCAGCGCTGGCCGCCGCCGCGCTCGCCGTCACCCTCGGCGGCTGCGCCGGCGCAGCGGCACCCCGGGACGACTCCCTGCTGGTCTGGAGCTGGGACGACCAGCTGCCGGAGGTCGCGGAGCTCTACGAGGAGGAGCATCCCGGGGTCGAGATCGAGGTGGTCGACGTCGGCACCGGGGACGAGCAGTACACCGCGCTGCAGAACGTGATCGCGGCCGGATCGGGCAGCCCCGACGTCGCCTTCCTCGACGCCACCGCGCTCCCCCAGTTCGCCCTGTCCGGTGCTCTGGCCGACCTCGGGCCGCTCGGGGCCGACGCGCTGTCCGACGAGTTCGCGCCCGGTCCGTGGGCGGCGTCGCAGCTCGACGGCACGGTCTACGGGCTGCCGTGGGCGTCCGGGCCGATGGTGCTGTTCTACAACCGAGCCCTCTTCGAGCGGCTCGGCGTGGCGGTGCCCACCACCTGGACGGAGTACGTCAGCGCGGCGGAGCAGCTGCACGCGGCGGATCCGGAGGTGCACATCCTCAACGACGTCGGCAACGCCGGCCTGGCCACGAGTCTGATCCAGCAGGCGGGCGGCCGGCCGTTCTCGGGGAGCGGCTCCGAGGTCGCGATCGATCTCGCCGACCCCGGCACCGCTCGGTACGCGGAGAACTGGCAGCGGCTCCTCGACGGCGGTCTGCTCGCGCCGGTCGCGGACTGGAGCGACGAGTGGCGGAGGATGCTCGCGGCGGACCGGATCGCGACGCTGCCGGCCGGCAGCTGGATGGCCTCCGCGCTGGCGCAGAGCGCCCCCGACTCCGCCGGCGAGTGGCGCGTGGCGCAGCTGCCGCAGTGGGAGCCGGGCGAGAGCGTGGCGGCGGAGCACGGCGGCGGCGGCTTCTCGGTGCTGGAGAGCAGCGACAGCAAGGAGCTCGCCGTCGACTTCCTGACCTTCGCCACCGCGGGCGAGGGCGTCGACGTCCTCCGCGACTCCGGGCTCTGGCCCGCCCACCGCGCCGCGACCGAGGCCCCCGGGTTCCTCGACGAGCCGAACGAGTACTTCGGCGGGCAGGCCGTCAACCGGGAGTACGCGACCGCGTCGGAGAACGCCCCCGACGACGTCCGGTTCCTGCCCTACCAGGTCTACGCCGCGGGGGTCTTCAACGACTCCGTCGGCACCGCCTACACCGACGGGACGACCCTCCAGGACGGGCTGCTCGACTGGGAGGCCGAGCTCGAGGAGTACGGCGCGGAGCAGGGCTTCACCGTCCAGAGGTGA
- a CDS encoding SGNH/GDSL hydrolase family protein codes for MHGLLRVVAELERTWPDNRAVNLVFHGHSVPSGYSATPLVDRRASYPHVVAGRLAERHPHAVINAIVTAIGGEHSESGERRTTEVLGHRPDVVLIDYALNDRAIGLDRARRAWASMIDAVLGAGVVPVLITPSPDLAADLADPDDELVRHAEQIRGLAERDGVLLADPLRVFRALQERGESLAELMAQGNHPNGRGHEVIAAEILALFAQARQRGSRSE; via the coding sequence GTGCACGGTCTCCTCCGCGTCGTCGCGGAACTGGAGCGGACCTGGCCCGACAACAGGGCGGTGAACCTCGTCTTCCACGGTCACAGCGTGCCGTCGGGCTACTCCGCGACGCCCCTGGTCGACCGGCGCGCGTCCTACCCGCACGTCGTCGCCGGCCGGCTCGCCGAGCGCCACCCGCACGCGGTGATCAACGCGATCGTCACTGCGATCGGCGGCGAGCACTCGGAGTCGGGTGAGCGCCGGACGACGGAGGTCCTCGGCCATCGCCCGGACGTCGTGCTGATCGACTACGCCCTGAACGACCGGGCGATCGGGCTCGACCGGGCCCGCCGCGCCTGGGCGTCGATGATCGACGCCGTGCTCGGGGCCGGCGTCGTCCCCGTGCTGATCACGCCCTCGCCGGACCTGGCCGCCGACCTGGCCGATCCCGACGACGAGCTGGTCCGGCACGCCGAGCAGATCCGCGGGCTCGCCGAACGCGACGGCGTGCTGCTGGCGGACCCGCTCCGGGTCTTCCGCGCGCTGCAGGAGCGCGGCGAGTCCCTGGCGGAGCTGATGGCGCAGGGGAACCACCCGAACGGGCGCGGCCACGAGGTCATCGCGGCGGAGATCCTCGCGCTGTTCGCGCAGGCCCGGCAGCGGGGGAGTCGGAGCGAGTGA
- a CDS encoding prenyltransferase, whose protein sequence is MRRLRALFVSSRPLSWVNTAYPFAAAYLLTTREIDLALVLGTLYFLIPYNLAMYGINDVFDYESDLRNPRKGGVEGAVLDRSEHRATLIAAVATNVPFLIALVLLGSPLSWLVLAVSVFAVIAYSAPGLRFKERPFLDSLTSATHFVSPAVYGVALAGTVLTPGLWALLVAFFLWGIASHAFGAVQDILADRAGGIGSIATVIGAKATVRFAIAAYVASGLLLLLLPWPGTLAALLAIPYALSVWPYRSLTDEQAERANAGWKRFLALNFLTGFLVTLLLILFWLAT, encoded by the coding sequence GTGAGGCGGCTCCGCGCGCTGTTCGTCTCCAGCCGCCCGCTGAGCTGGGTCAACACGGCCTACCCGTTCGCCGCGGCCTACCTGCTGACCACCCGCGAGATCGACCTCGCCCTCGTGCTCGGCACGCTCTACTTCCTGATCCCCTACAACCTCGCGATGTACGGGATCAACGACGTCTTCGACTACGAGTCCGACCTGCGGAACCCGCGCAAGGGCGGTGTCGAGGGCGCGGTCCTCGATCGGAGCGAGCACCGCGCGACGCTGATCGCGGCGGTGGCGACCAACGTCCCGTTCCTGATCGCGCTCGTGCTGCTCGGCTCGCCGCTGTCCTGGCTGGTGCTGGCGGTCAGCGTCTTCGCCGTCATCGCCTACAGCGCGCCCGGCCTGCGCTTCAAGGAGCGGCCGTTCCTCGACTCGCTGACCTCGGCGACGCACTTCGTCAGCCCCGCCGTCTACGGCGTCGCGCTCGCGGGCACGGTGCTCACCCCGGGTCTCTGGGCCCTGCTGGTCGCGTTCTTCCTCTGGGGCATAGCCAGCCACGCCTTCGGCGCGGTGCAGGACATCCTGGCCGACCGGGCCGGCGGCATCGGGTCGATCGCCACGGTGATCGGCGCGAAGGCGACCGTGCGCTTCGCGATCGCCGCCTACGTCGCGAGCGGACTGCTCCTGCTGCTGCTGCCCTGGCCGGGGACGCTGGCCGCGCTGCTCGCGATCCCGTACGCGCTGAGCGTCTGGCCGTACCGCTCGCTGACCGACGAGCAGGCCGAGCGCGCGAACGCCGGCTGGAAGCGCTTCCTCGCGCTGAACTTCCTCACCGGGTTCCTGGTGACGCTGCTGCTGATCCTGTTCTGGCTCGCGACCTGA
- the dcd gene encoding dCTP deaminase, whose translation MLLSDRDIKLELSSGRVGLSPHDAAMIQPSSVDVRLDRFFRLFDNHRYPYIDPAEDQPELTRLVETPAGEAFILHPGEFVLGSTYEEVSLPDDIAARLEGKSSLGRLGLLTHSTAGFIDPGFTGHVTLELSNVATLPIMLWPGMKIGQMCFFRLSSPAEQPYGSASYLSRYQGQRGPTASRSSLNFHRTDVYGD comes from the coding sequence GTGCTGCTCTCCGATCGCGACATCAAGCTCGAACTCTCCTCCGGCCGCGTCGGGCTCTCGCCGCACGACGCGGCGATGATCCAGCCCTCGTCGGTCGACGTGCGGCTCGACCGCTTCTTCCGGCTGTTCGACAACCACCGGTACCCCTACATCGATCCGGCCGAGGACCAGCCCGAGCTGACGCGCCTGGTCGAGACCCCGGCGGGCGAGGCGTTCATCCTGCACCCCGGCGAGTTCGTGCTCGGCTCGACCTACGAGGAGGTCTCGCTCCCCGACGACATCGCCGCGCGCCTGGAGGGCAAGAGCTCGCTGGGGCGGCTGGGGCTGCTGACGCACTCGACCGCGGGGTTCATCGATCCCGGCTTCACCGGTCACGTCACGCTCGAGCTGAGCAACGTCGCGACCCTGCCGATCATGCTCTGGCCGGGGATGAAGATCGGCCAGATGTGCTTCTTCCGCCTGAGCTCGCCCGCCGAGCAGCCGTACGGCTCGGCGTCCTACCTCTCGCGCTATCAGGGCCAGCGCGGCCCCACCGCCTCCCGATCGTCGCTGAACTTCCACCGCACCGACGTCTACGGCGACTGA
- a CDS encoding lycopene cyclase domain-containing protein has product MTYLLLNAVFLAVVAVPLVVALRRGRLRLPVLLGTLAVLLVTTAVFDNIMIGVGLLVAYDDDLISGIRIGVAPIEDFAYAIAAALALPALWVLLPARRRSAR; this is encoded by the coding sequence GTGACCTACCTGCTCCTCAACGCGGTCTTCCTCGCGGTGGTCGCGGTGCCGCTGGTGGTCGCGCTCCGGCGCGGCCGGCTCCGGCTGCCCGTGCTGCTCGGCACCCTCGCGGTGCTGCTGGTGACGACCGCCGTCTTCGACAACATCATGATCGGCGTCGGGCTCCTCGTCGCCTACGACGACGACCTGATCTCGGGGATCCGGATCGGCGTCGCGCCGATCGAGGACTTCGCCTACGCGATCGCGGCCGCGCTCGCCCTGCCGGCGCTGTGGGTCCTCCTGCCGGCACGCCGCCGGAGCGCTCGGTGA
- a CDS encoding lycopene cyclase domain-containing protein translates to MGVLYLLALVVSITGMVVLDRRFGLFFWADARRAAIVLPAGVVFFLLWDLAGIGLGVFFRGETPYMTGLQLAPELPVEEVLFLTLLCYLSMDVHGFLAKRAEARA, encoded by the coding sequence GTGGGGGTCCTCTACCTGCTCGCGCTCGTCGTCTCGATCACCGGGATGGTCGTGCTCGACAGGCGCTTCGGCCTGTTCTTCTGGGCGGACGCCCGCCGTGCGGCGATCGTGCTGCCGGCCGGCGTCGTGTTCTTCCTGCTCTGGGACCTCGCCGGCATCGGACTCGGCGTCTTCTTCCGCGGCGAGACCCCGTACATGACCGGGCTGCAGCTCGCGCCGGAGCTGCCGGTCGAGGAGGTCCTCTTCCTCACGCTGCTCTGCTACCTGTCCATGGACGTGCACGGGTTCCTCGCGAAGCGGGCGGAGGCGCGCGCGTGA
- the crtI gene encoding phytoene desaturase family protein yields the protein MSRQSELYDRVAHEASAQVIRRYSTSFGLATRLLGAGVRERIEDVYALVRVADEIVDGVAEEAHLDRAAVEESLDAFEAETERALASGYSANLVIHAFARTARAAGFGTELTGPFFASMRADLRETVHTPESFESYVYGSAEVVGLMCLHVFLAAPDAGLVSPAARERLVAGARRLGSAFQKVNFLRDLAADVDGLGRSYFPGVDPRAFSETDKAALLADLDDDLAAAGAIVPELPRSSRRAVLLAHSLFAALADRIRATPAEELLRARVGVPTATKAALAARAAVSTIGPRLGAGPARASRSASGPHRAVVIGGGIGGLASAGLLARDGWDVTLLEQREVVGGRAGSWERDGFRFDTGPSWYLMPEVFDHFFRLMGTSAEERLDLERLDPGYRVYSQGIAEPIDVLADLESNLALFESIEPGAGARMRVYLESARDTYEVAKRRFLYTSFASFLPLLRRDVLSRTGRLGRLLLTPLDTFAATAVTDNRLRQILGYPAVFLGSSPFAAPSMYHLMSHLDLADGVLYPMGGFTRLIAAVAEVAEEAGVTVRTSSPATRILTARAPRGSRRGAEVVGVEYEGPDGTRQLPAELVVNASDLFTTEQALLPDELRSYPPEYWENREPGPSAVLVLLGVRGALPELEHHTLLFTSDWRENFGRIFGENPSVPDPASIYVCRPSATDPGVAPEGHENLFVLVPIPADTSIGHGGIDGAGDAQVEAIADAAIRQIATWTGAEDLAERIVVRRTIGPADFESDLGAWRGSMLGPAHILSQSAFFRSGNASAHVDGLLFAGSSTIPGIGLPMCVISAEVMLKRVRGDVSTEPLPVRAAPSAPVAPSVAPEPVAAGE from the coding sequence ATGAGCCGGCAGAGCGAACTGTACGACCGCGTCGCCCACGAGGCGTCCGCGCAGGTGATCCGGCGCTACTCCACGTCCTTCGGCCTGGCCACCCGCCTCCTCGGGGCGGGCGTGCGCGAGCGCATCGAGGACGTCTACGCGCTGGTGCGCGTCGCCGACGAGATCGTGGACGGGGTCGCCGAGGAGGCGCACCTCGACCGCGCCGCCGTCGAGGAGTCGCTCGACGCCTTCGAGGCCGAGACCGAGCGCGCGCTCGCCAGCGGCTACAGCGCGAACCTCGTCATCCACGCCTTCGCCCGCACCGCGCGCGCCGCCGGCTTCGGCACCGAGCTCACCGGTCCCTTCTTCGCCTCGATGCGCGCCGACCTGCGCGAGACGGTGCACACCCCCGAGTCGTTCGAGAGCTACGTCTACGGCTCGGCCGAGGTGGTCGGGCTGATGTGCCTGCACGTCTTCCTCGCCGCGCCCGACGCCGGACTCGTCTCGCCCGCCGCGCGCGAGCGCCTCGTCGCCGGCGCCCGGCGCCTGGGTTCCGCGTTCCAGAAGGTCAACTTCCTCCGCGATCTGGCGGCCGACGTCGACGGCCTCGGCCGCAGCTACTTCCCCGGCGTCGACCCGCGCGCGTTCTCGGAGACCGACAAGGCGGCGCTGCTGGCCGACCTCGATGACGACCTCGCCGCGGCCGGCGCCATCGTGCCCGAGCTGCCCCGCTCGAGCCGACGCGCCGTGCTGCTCGCGCACTCCCTCTTCGCCGCGCTCGCGGACCGGATCCGCGCCACTCCCGCCGAGGAGCTGCTGCGCGCCCGGGTCGGCGTGCCGACGGCGACGAAGGCGGCGCTCGCCGCCCGCGCCGCCGTCTCGACGATCGGCCCGCGCCTGGGCGCCGGCCCGGCGCGCGCCTCCCGCTCGGCGAGCGGCCCGCACCGGGCCGTCGTGATCGGCGGCGGCATCGGCGGTCTCGCCTCCGCCGGCCTGCTCGCCCGCGACGGCTGGGACGTGACCCTGCTCGAGCAGCGCGAGGTCGTCGGCGGCCGGGCCGGCTCGTGGGAGCGCGACGGCTTCCGCTTCGACACCGGCCCCTCCTGGTACCTGATGCCGGAGGTGTTCGACCACTTCTTCCGGCTGATGGGCACGAGCGCCGAGGAGCGGCTCGACCTCGAGCGCCTCGACCCGGGCTACCGCGTCTACAGCCAGGGCATCGCCGAGCCGATCGACGTGCTCGCCGACCTGGAGTCCAACCTCGCCCTGTTCGAGAGCATCGAGCCCGGCGCGGGGGCCCGGATGCGGGTCTACCTCGAGTCGGCGCGCGACACCTACGAGGTGGCCAAGCGCCGGTTCCTCTACACGAGCTTCGCGTCGTTCCTGCCGCTGCTGCGCCGCGACGTGCTCAGCCGCACCGGCCGGCTCGGCCGCCTCCTGCTCACCCCGCTCGACACCTTCGCGGCGACCGCGGTCACCGACAACCGGCTGCGGCAGATCCTCGGCTACCCGGCCGTCTTCCTCGGCTCCTCGCCGTTCGCCGCGCCGAGCATGTACCACCTGATGAGCCACCTCGACCTGGCCGACGGCGTGCTCTACCCGATGGGCGGCTTCACCCGCCTGATCGCGGCCGTCGCCGAGGTGGCGGAGGAGGCGGGCGTCACCGTCCGCACCTCCTCGCCCGCCACCCGCATCCTCACGGCGCGCGCCCCGCGCGGCAGCCGCCGCGGGGCCGAGGTCGTCGGCGTCGAGTACGAGGGCCCGGACGGCACGCGACAGCTCCCCGCCGAGCTCGTCGTCAACGCCTCCGACCTGTTCACCACGGAGCAGGCGCTGCTTCCTGACGAGCTGCGCAGCTATCCGCCCGAGTACTGGGAGAACCGCGAGCCCGGCCCGAGCGCCGTGCTGGTGCTCCTGGGCGTCCGCGGCGCGCTGCCGGAGCTCGAGCACCACACGCTGCTGTTCACGAGCGACTGGCGCGAGAACTTCGGCCGGATCTTCGGCGAGAACCCCTCGGTCCCCGATCCCGCGTCGATCTACGTCTGCCGCCCGAGCGCGACCGACCCCGGCGTCGCTCCCGAGGGGCACGAGAACCTCTTCGTCCTCGTGCCGATCCCGGCCGACACCTCGATCGGCCACGGGGGGATCGACGGCGCCGGCGACGCGCAGGTCGAGGCCATCGCCGACGCGGCGATCCGCCAGATCGCGACCTGGACCGGTGCCGAGGACCTCGCCGAGCGGATCGTCGTGCGCCGCACCATCGGCCCGGCCGACTTCGAGAGCGATCTCGGGGCCTGGCGCGGCTCGATGCTCGGTCCGGCGCACATCCTCTCGCAGAGCGCGTTCTTCCGCTCCGGGAACGCCAGCGCGCACGTCGACGGGCTGCTCTTCGCGGGCAGCTCGACGATCCCGGGCATCGGCCTGCCCATGTGCGTGATCAGCGCCGAGGTGATGCTCAAGCGCGTCCGCGGCGACGTGTCGACCGAGCCGTTGCCCGTGCGCGCCGCCCCCTCGGCGCCGGTCGCCCCGAGCGTGGCTCCCGAGCCCGTCGCCGCGGGGGAGTAG
- a CDS encoding dienelactone hydrolase family protein, with product MSELVQIPSPGIALEYGHPGRPVVVILHDVFGRLPWLEPFAEAVSKHGYHVLVPDLYDGWATLAPEDARDLAAMAAQDRALASVADAVRTGSAAGAARSAIVGFGFGGRLALLVAATGLVDAVVAYYATLGREEHVLVPCPTLLHYAQSDEWPEGDDPESFVGRLKEAGTPVTAHTYPDTERHFANATLRESVSPAAAALAYARTLSFLNPQLIDC from the coding sequence GTGAGCGAGCTCGTCCAGATCCCGTCTCCGGGCATCGCCCTCGAGTACGGGCACCCCGGCCGCCCGGTCGTGGTGATCCTGCACGACGTCTTCGGCCGGCTGCCCTGGCTCGAGCCGTTCGCCGAGGCCGTCTCGAAGCACGGGTACCACGTGCTCGTCCCCGACCTCTACGACGGCTGGGCCACGCTCGCCCCGGAGGACGCGCGCGACCTCGCCGCGATGGCCGCGCAGGACCGCGCACTCGCCTCCGTCGCCGACGCGGTGCGCACCGGATCCGCGGCCGGTGCCGCGCGCTCGGCCATCGTCGGCTTCGGCTTCGGCGGTCGGCTGGCGCTGCTGGTCGCCGCGACCGGTCTCGTCGACGCGGTCGTGGCCTACTACGCCACTCTCGGCCGGGAGGAGCACGTGCTCGTCCCCTGCCCGACCCTGCTGCACTACGCGCAGAGCGACGAGTGGCCCGAGGGCGACGACCCGGAGTCGTTCGTCGGCCGCCTGAAGGAGGCGGGCACCCCCGTCACCGCGCACACCTACCCGGACACGGAGCGGCACTTCGCCAATGCCACCCTGCGGGAGTCGGTGAGCCCGGCCGCCGCGGCGCTCGCCTACGCGCGGACGCTCTCGTTCCTCAACCCGCAGCTCATCGACTGCTGA
- a CDS encoding polyprenyl synthetase family protein, translating into MDTRDPVVLSRRRQEHVDAVLDRFFSLARSRATRLGPRYLTLWQTIEANTRGGKRFRPLMVISAYEAHGGQDPEASAHLGAAFELLHTALIVHDDVIDRDFVRRGGPNVSGSYRDEATTAGLSIPIAEHRGTSVAVIAGDLALTGAHRLVEGVGASDGVRARLLTLLDEAVFASAAGELADVDFSLMPGMPSVEEVLEMERLKTAVYSFEAPLQAGAILAGADDAAVEALGEFGRGIGIAYQIVDDLLGVFGSEGQTGKTTLGDLREGKRTVLIAHAAGTDRWREIEGLIGDEHLDPDTAERVRCILEECGSRGYAEALASDFANRAWDALHTPAVTEAFRTEMRPLVSSVLGRTR; encoded by the coding sequence GTGGATACGCGCGACCCCGTGGTTCTCTCCCGAAGGCGGCAGGAGCACGTCGATGCTGTCCTCGACCGGTTCTTCTCGCTCGCGCGCTCCCGGGCGACGCGGCTCGGACCCCGGTACCTGACCCTCTGGCAGACGATCGAGGCCAACACCCGCGGCGGCAAGCGGTTCCGGCCGCTGATGGTGATCTCGGCCTACGAGGCGCACGGCGGTCAGGACCCCGAGGCGTCCGCCCACCTCGGCGCGGCCTTCGAGCTGCTGCACACCGCGCTGATCGTGCACGACGACGTGATCGACCGCGACTTCGTCCGCCGCGGCGGCCCGAACGTCTCGGGCAGCTACCGCGACGAGGCGACGACCGCCGGGCTCTCCATCCCCATCGCGGAGCACCGCGGAACCTCGGTCGCCGTCATCGCGGGCGACCTCGCGCTCACCGGCGCGCACCGCCTGGTCGAGGGCGTCGGCGCCTCCGACGGCGTCCGCGCGCGCCTGCTCACCCTGCTCGACGAGGCCGTCTTCGCCTCCGCCGCGGGCGAGCTGGCCGACGTCGACTTCTCGCTGATGCCCGGCATGCCCTCGGTGGAGGAGGTGCTCGAGATGGAGCGTCTGAAGACCGCGGTCTACTCCTTCGAGGCGCCGCTGCAGGCCGGCGCGATCCTGGCCGGCGCCGACGACGCGGCCGTCGAGGCCCTCGGCGAGTTCGGCCGCGGCATCGGCATCGCCTACCAGATCGTCGACGACCTGCTCGGCGTCTTCGGCTCCGAGGGGCAGACCGGCAAGACCACGCTCGGCGATCTCCGCGAGGGCAAGCGCACGGTCCTGATCGCGCACGCCGCCGGGACCGACCGCTGGCGCGAGATCGAGGGCCTCATCGGCGACGAGCACCTCGACCCCGACACGGCGGAGCGCGTGCGCTGCATCCTCGAGGAGTGCGGTTCGCGCGGCTACGCCGAGGCGCTCGCGAGCGACTTCGCGAACCGCGCGTGGGACGCGCTGCACACCCCCGCGGTGACGGAGGCGTTCCGCACCGAGATGCGGCCGCTGGTCTCGAGCGTCCTCGGGCGCACCCGGTGA